Proteins from a genomic interval of Psychrobacter urativorans:
- a CDS encoding DNA glycosylase, with amino-acid sequence MMMGSFPPTADKWAMRFHYPNFQNDMWRIYGRVFFDDADYFRVGDEKRFDPERIRAFMFERGIASCPTVVQAIRETGNASDKNLTVVTTINLDTILPQVPHVKSLFTTGGKATEVLLNLLHEPPAKSKQPKTNQSIDYPYEYHNAANNKAGKVNDLTLYRLPSTSRAYPLALDKKVAAYKDFFKKIGKL; translated from the coding sequence ATGATGATGGGCAGCTTTCCGCCCACAGCAGACAAATGGGCGATGAGGTTTCATTACCCCAATTTCCAAAATGACATGTGGCGTATCTATGGGCGCGTATTTTTTGACGATGCTGATTATTTTAGAGTAGGGGATGAAAAGCGCTTTGACCCTGAACGTATCCGCGCCTTTATGTTTGAGCGCGGGATAGCCTCTTGCCCGACTGTCGTCCAAGCGATTCGTGAAACGGGTAACGCCTCTGATAAAAATCTAACCGTTGTCACCACCATTAATTTGGATACTATCTTACCCCAAGTTCCTCACGTAAAATCTTTATTTACTACGGGCGGCAAAGCAACAGAAGTATTATTAAACCTATTGCATGAGCCACCTGCCAAATCAAAACAGCCCAAGACCAATCAAAGTATTGATTATCCTTATGAATATCATAATGCTGCTAATAATAAAGCAGGTAAGGTAAATGATTTAACCTTATATAGACTCCCTTCTACTTCCCGCGCTTACCCATTGGCACTAGATAAAAAAGTTGCTGCTTATAAAGACTTCTTCAAAAAGATAGGAAAGCTATAA
- the upp gene encoding uracil phosphoribosyltransferase — protein sequence MNDLKINVIDHPLVRHKLSLMREKDCSTYKFRTLTKELARLMAYEASRDFEIETFLMEGWCGEITGEQIIGKTVTIVPILRAGIGMLDGVLDMIPTAKISVVGLQRDEETLEPVPFFEKFVSHMDKRPALIIDPMLATGGSMVATIDMLKKHGCNNIKALVLVAAPEGVRLVNEAHPDVTIYTAALDSHLDEHGYIIPGLGDAGDKIFGKKEGQH from the coding sequence ATGAATGACCTAAAGATTAACGTAATCGACCATCCGTTAGTACGTCATAAACTGAGCCTGATGCGCGAAAAGGACTGTAGTACTTATAAATTTCGTACCTTGACCAAAGAGCTTGCGCGCTTGATGGCTTATGAGGCGAGCCGCGATTTTGAGATTGAAACTTTCTTAATGGAAGGTTGGTGTGGTGAAATCACCGGTGAGCAAATTATCGGTAAGACGGTGACTATCGTGCCTATTTTGCGTGCTGGTATTGGTATGCTCGATGGGGTGCTCGATATGATTCCAACGGCAAAAATCTCGGTGGTTGGTTTGCAACGTGATGAAGAAACGCTGGAACCGGTGCCGTTTTTTGAAAAATTCGTGAGTCATATGGATAAGCGCCCTGCATTGATTATTGACCCAATGCTAGCGACCGGTGGTTCGATGGTGGCGACCATTGACATGCTTAAAAAGCATGGTTGTAATAATATTAAGGCGTTGGTTTTGGTTGCCGCACCTGAAGGTGTGCGTTTGGTCAATGAGGCGCATCCTGATGTGACCATTTATACCGCCGCACTTGATAGCCATTTGGATGAGCATGGTTATATCATTCCAGGTCTTGGTGATGCGGGTGATAAAATCTTCGGTAAAAAAGAAGGTCAGCATTAG